From a region of the Tenggerimyces flavus genome:
- a CDS encoding DivIVA domain-containing protein has protein sequence MSDTSTAFRTVIRGYEPSQVDSRVRELAEALEAARRQSVELAKRVEDLENAQTSRPGSNEPNFADFGERVGKILTLAEEDAAELRTKANADIDAMHKDAKEVAGRIRDEADRYGKEKRVTADLEAEQVIKDARDKALDIRAEADNDAAARRKEAEAIFEQQRTKAVQAATEFETQLAQRRERAELDLQERTSAAEQHLAAVQEHAETVRSDAEQAHNEAKQKTERLVYESQRKSQQILSEATARADRIRTESERELAAIKHRRDSINGQLINVRQMLATLELEGDAPNQLVVGSTADSTLALPMGSNDKK, from the coding sequence ATGAGCGATACGTCCACCGCGTTCCGCACCGTGATTCGCGGATACGAACCAAGCCAGGTCGACAGCCGCGTCCGTGAGTTGGCCGAGGCCCTTGAAGCCGCGCGGCGGCAGTCGGTCGAGCTGGCGAAGCGCGTCGAGGACCTGGAGAACGCCCAGACGTCCCGGCCGGGCTCGAACGAGCCGAACTTCGCCGACTTCGGTGAGCGCGTCGGCAAGATCCTGACGCTGGCTGAGGAAGACGCGGCTGAGCTGCGTACCAAGGCGAACGCGGACATCGACGCCATGCACAAGGACGCCAAGGAGGTCGCGGGGCGGATCCGCGACGAGGCGGACCGGTATGGCAAGGAGAAGCGCGTCACGGCCGACCTCGAGGCCGAGCAGGTGATCAAGGACGCGCGCGACAAGGCGCTCGACATCCGCGCCGAAGCTGACAACGACGCCGCCGCCCGCCGCAAGGAAGCGGAGGCGATCTTCGAGCAGCAGCGCACGAAGGCCGTTCAGGCAGCGACCGAGTTCGAGACCCAGCTGGCGCAGCGCCGCGAGCGGGCCGAGCTGGACCTGCAGGAGCGTACGTCGGCCGCCGAGCAGCACCTGGCCGCTGTACAGGAGCACGCCGAGACGGTGCGCTCCGACGCCGAGCAGGCGCACAACGAGGCGAAGCAGAAGACCGAGCGACTGGTGTACGAGTCGCAGCGCAAGTCGCAGCAGATTCTCTCCGAAGCGACCGCCCGCGCTGACCGGATCCGGACAGAGTCCGAGCGCGAACTCGCGGCGATCAAGCACCGTCGCGACTCGATCAACGGCCAGCTGATCAACGTTCGGCAAATGTTGGCGACGTTGGAGCTCGAGGGTGACGCTCCGAACCAGCTCGTCGTCGGCTCCACCGCCGACAGCACGCTGGCGCTGCCGATGGGGTCGAACGACAAGAAGTAA
- a CDS encoding RNA methyltransferase, producing MPSVHKISVRNARFQQWQALLTNRTKRNQLGQFLVQGVRPITLAVEHGWPILTLLRSANGKRSGWADQVLRRVDAEVVDVAPELLAELGDREEENAPELIAVADLPADELDRILPLHDGLVVAFDRPGSPGNVGTLIRSADAFGAHGVIVTGHAADPYDPRAVRASTGSLFGIPVVRAPSHREVLAWLDKLRSHGTETRVVGTDEAGTVEIDAYDFTGPTLLVVGNETRGMSAAWRESCDAVVRIPIGGAASSLNAAVAASVTLYEAARQRRVKPSA from the coding sequence GTGCCGAGTGTCCACAAGATCAGCGTCCGCAACGCGCGCTTCCAGCAATGGCAGGCGCTGCTCACGAATCGGACGAAGCGCAACCAGCTCGGCCAGTTCCTCGTCCAGGGGGTCCGCCCGATCACGCTCGCGGTCGAACACGGGTGGCCGATTCTCACGCTGCTGAGATCGGCGAACGGCAAGCGTTCCGGCTGGGCCGACCAGGTGCTCCGCCGAGTCGACGCCGAGGTCGTCGATGTCGCCCCCGAACTGCTCGCCGAGCTCGGTGACAGGGAGGAGGAGAACGCGCCGGAGCTGATCGCGGTCGCCGATCTGCCCGCGGACGAGCTGGACCGGATCCTCCCTCTCCACGACGGTCTGGTCGTCGCGTTCGACCGGCCAGGCAGCCCTGGCAACGTGGGGACGCTGATCCGTTCGGCCGACGCGTTCGGCGCGCACGGCGTCATCGTCACCGGGCATGCGGCCGATCCGTACGACCCGCGCGCGGTCCGTGCGAGCACCGGCTCGCTGTTCGGCATCCCGGTCGTGCGTGCGCCGTCTCACCGCGAAGTGCTTGCCTGGTTGGACAAACTCCGTTCGCACGGCACCGAGACTCGTGTCGTCGGCACCGATGAGGCTGGCACGGTCGAGATCGACGCGTACGACTTCACCGGTCCGACGTTGCTCGTGGTCGGGAACGAGACGCGCGGCATGAGCGCGGCCTGGCGGGAGTCGTGCGACGCGGTCGTCCGCATTCCGATCGGCGGCGCGGCGAGCTCGTTGAACGCGGCGGTGGCGGCCAGCGTCACCTTGTACGAGGCCGCCCGCCAGCGTCGCGTCAAGCCATCGGCGTAG
- a CDS encoding VOC family protein — protein sequence MRVEVTSILVDDQQKARKFYTDVLGFQTKRDIPVGDASWLTVVAPDRADGVELLLEPDGNPAVTINGEPAAQVWKKTLYNAGMPYTVLFTDDIHKEYKELAAKGVEFRAEPAETMGGIMAMFDDTCGNLIGLMQVVES from the coding sequence ATGAGAGTCGAAGTCACCAGCATCCTCGTCGACGACCAGCAGAAGGCGCGCAAGTTCTACACCGACGTGCTCGGCTTCCAGACCAAGCGCGACATCCCGGTCGGCGACGCGAGCTGGCTGACCGTGGTCGCGCCCGACCGCGCCGACGGCGTGGAGCTGCTGCTCGAGCCCGACGGCAACCCGGCCGTCACGATCAACGGCGAGCCCGCCGCCCAGGTGTGGAAGAAGACGCTCTACAACGCCGGCATGCCGTACACGGTGTTGTTCACCGACGACATCCACAAGGAGTACAAGGAGCTCGCCGCGAAGGGCGTCGAGTTCCGCGCGGAGCCGGCCGAGACGATGGGCGGCATCATGGCGATGTTCGACGACACCTGCGGCAACCTGATCGGCCTCATGCAGGTGGTCGAGTCTTGA
- a CDS encoding phage holin family protein, which produces MPEQDEQSLGQLVANASRDLSALVRGELELAKAELKESVAAAGKGAGMFGAAGFLVYLAVILLSVAAALGISALGLHPALGFLIVAGVYLLIAGLLAFIGIQNVKKAGPPERTIRSIEEAKALMNRSESNGSDPKQPAAIDR; this is translated from the coding sequence ATGCCGGAGCAGGACGAGCAGAGCCTGGGACAGCTGGTGGCCAACGCGAGCCGCGACCTGTCCGCCCTCGTCCGCGGTGAGCTCGAGCTCGCCAAGGCCGAACTGAAAGAGAGCGTGGCCGCCGCCGGCAAGGGCGCGGGCATGTTCGGTGCTGCCGGCTTCCTCGTCTATCTCGCGGTCATCTTGCTGTCTGTGGCGGCTGCGTTGGGGATCTCTGCCCTGGGGCTGCATCCCGCGCTGGGCTTCCTGATCGTCGCGGGCGTGTACCTGCTGATCGCGGGGTTGTTGGCGTTCATCGGGATCCAGAACGTGAAGAAGGCCGGGCCGCCCGAGCGGACGATCCGTTCGATCGAAGAGGCCAAGGCCCTGATGAACCGTTCAGAGTCCAACGGCTCCGACCCCAAGCAGCCCGCCGCCATCGACCGGTAG
- a CDS encoding apolipoprotein N-acyltransferase, whose protein sequence is MLLESKSPPLTEPTPKPKTTKYSWAILGLGTVLYLLATHGQWDLAIAPWLASGLLLRFTRTTTALKGFLAVWAVTAIGVLYLLFQDGMQVVGPMAAVSIPLGIVFVLPFTIDRLVNRHLTNGIVRSLVFPLAVVAGEYLIAVTTPMGTALSSLASTQHENLPLLQLASITGGYGVSFLVAWFASVANELAEQRLRWPKIRTIALTYVGILALTVIGGTIRLAFFAPQGETVRVSGVSVSRAADEASDQEREQLGDLTDALTSHRAEVGTAFAPVNEDLLKSTEREISAGAKIVVWPEGGAAVLEEDRQQFLDRVSELATKTGAYIEVGMAVMNQPGGKHAFRNEAVLVSPDEGPLWTYAKSYPVPFLDPIAPGDRTMPSHDSPYGRIANAICFDADFPALMRKARDVDLMLVPSNDWKEMGQTHTEKATLRAVENGYSLVRQDSNGLSRAIDPLGRTVAQADYFTTDQQTVVANVPTKGTRTLYGTVGDAFAWLSIAALAVLAVLAAVAVARRTRNRA, encoded by the coding sequence ATGCTGCTCGAAAGCAAGTCACCACCCCTCACCGAGCCCACACCGAAGCCCAAGACGACCAAGTACAGCTGGGCAATCCTCGGCCTCGGCACCGTCCTCTACCTGCTCGCCACCCACGGCCAATGGGACCTCGCGATCGCGCCCTGGCTCGCCAGCGGACTGCTGCTGCGATTCACCAGAACCACCACCGCGCTCAAGGGCTTCCTCGCCGTCTGGGCCGTCACCGCGATCGGCGTCCTCTACCTGCTCTTCCAAGACGGCATGCAAGTCGTCGGCCCGATGGCCGCCGTCAGCATCCCGCTCGGCATCGTCTTCGTTCTCCCGTTCACCATCGACCGCCTCGTCAACCGGCACCTGACAAACGGGATCGTCCGCTCGCTCGTGTTCCCGCTCGCGGTCGTCGCCGGCGAGTACCTCATCGCCGTCACCACGCCGATGGGCACAGCGCTCAGCTCACTCGCCAGCACGCAGCACGAGAACCTTCCGCTCCTCCAGCTCGCCTCGATCACCGGCGGGTACGGCGTCAGCTTCCTCGTCGCCTGGTTCGCCTCCGTCGCGAACGAGCTGGCGGAGCAGCGCCTGCGCTGGCCGAAGATCAGGACCATCGCACTCACGTACGTCGGCATCCTCGCGCTCACCGTCATCGGCGGCACGATCCGCCTCGCGTTCTTCGCCCCACAAGGCGAAACCGTCCGCGTCTCCGGCGTCAGTGTGTCACGCGCCGCCGACGAAGCGTCCGACCAGGAACGCGAGCAGCTCGGCGACCTCACCGACGCACTGACGAGCCACCGCGCGGAGGTCGGCACCGCGTTCGCACCCGTGAACGAGGACCTCCTCAAGTCAACGGAACGCGAGATCAGCGCCGGCGCCAAGATCGTCGTCTGGCCCGAGGGCGGCGCCGCGGTCCTCGAGGAGGACCGCCAGCAGTTCCTCGACAGAGTCAGCGAGCTGGCAACGAAGACCGGCGCCTACATCGAGGTCGGCATGGCCGTGATGAACCAACCCGGCGGCAAGCACGCCTTCCGCAACGAGGCCGTCCTCGTAAGTCCCGACGAAGGCCCGCTCTGGACGTACGCGAAGTCCTACCCCGTCCCGTTCCTCGACCCGATCGCGCCCGGCGACCGCACGATGCCGAGCCACGACTCGCCGTACGGACGGATCGCCAACGCCATCTGCTTCGACGCCGACTTCCCCGCGCTGATGCGCAAGGCAAGAGATGTCGACCTCATGCTCGTGCCCAGCAACGACTGGAAGGAGATGGGCCAGACCCACACCGAGAAGGCCACGCTCCGGGCGGTCGAGAACGGCTACTCCCTCGTCCGTCAGGACAGCAACGGCCTCTCCCGCGCGATCGACCCGCTCGGCAGGACCGTCGCCCAGGCCGACTATTTCACCACCGACCAGCAGACGGTCGTCGCCAACGTCCCGACGAAGGGCACCAGGACGCTCTACGGAACGGTCGGCGACGCCTTCGCCTGGCTGAGCATCGCGGCCCTCGCCGTCCTCGCCGTCCTCGCGGCGGTCGCCGTCGCCAGGAGGACACGAAACCGCGCCTGA
- a CDS encoding ArsR/SmtB family transcription factor: protein MDELADLASLKVLANPLRQRILRALRRTGEATSTTLAKELGVTTGGTSYNLRVLADHGFVEEIPEKSTGRERWWRFAGRGLRFPRYSEQNEEMRAVFDDLNRQWFQEDLDGMARFERVRDELGEWGDALPYSRGELNVTLEELAQFFDDYLALLNRYAKRPPQPGARNISMRFVAFPDIPAD, encoded by the coding sequence ATGGACGAGCTCGCTGATCTGGCGTCGTTGAAGGTTCTCGCCAACCCACTGAGGCAGCGCATCCTGCGCGCGCTGAGGCGGACCGGCGAGGCCACGTCCACCACGCTGGCCAAGGAGCTCGGCGTCACGACCGGCGGCACGTCCTACAACCTGCGCGTCCTCGCCGACCACGGGTTCGTCGAGGAGATCCCCGAGAAGAGCACCGGGCGCGAACGGTGGTGGCGGTTCGCCGGGCGCGGCCTGCGTTTTCCCCGCTACAGCGAGCAGAACGAAGAGATGCGCGCGGTGTTCGACGACCTCAATCGGCAATGGTTCCAAGAGGATCTGGACGGCATGGCCAGGTTCGAACGGGTCCGCGACGAGCTCGGCGAGTGGGGCGACGCGCTGCCGTACTCGCGCGGCGAGCTCAACGTCACGCTCGAGGAGCTCGCCCAGTTCTTCGACGACTACCTCGCCCTGCTCAACCGCTACGCCAAGCGTCCGCCCCAACCGGGCGCGCGCAACATCTCGATGCGGTTCGTCGCGTTCCCCGACATCCCTGCCGACTAG
- a CDS encoding YybH family protein gives MEITTGLDETIDAMRDATRAFVNGDTTKWLALCSREADATLFGGWGGHERGWAELEPRYEWASSRFGGGDVTFEELGRYGSGELACTVQLEHYSTYVPEQDGPSTMTLRVTHVYRLEDGHWRLLHRHGDHAADVWV, from the coding sequence GTGGAGATCACGACGGGGTTGGACGAGACGATCGACGCGATGCGGGACGCGACGCGTGCGTTCGTCAACGGTGATACGACGAAGTGGTTGGCGCTGTGCTCGCGCGAGGCGGACGCGACGTTGTTCGGCGGATGGGGCGGGCACGAACGCGGATGGGCAGAGCTCGAGCCGCGGTACGAGTGGGCGTCGAGTCGCTTCGGCGGCGGGGACGTGACGTTCGAGGAGCTCGGCCGGTACGGGAGCGGGGAGCTCGCGTGCACCGTTCAGCTCGAGCATTACTCCACGTACGTGCCGGAGCAGGATGGGCCGTCGACGATGACGCTGCGTGTCACCCATGTGTATCGGCTCGAGGACGGTCATTGGCGGCTGCTGCATCGGCACGGCGACCATGCCGCGGACGTATGGGTCTAG
- a CDS encoding SRPBCC family protein, with protein sequence MSTPPPERRVEKSIVLDATPEEVWDAVATGPGMSSWFVPHTYDDSGGGAEADFGGGQTAGGRVLDLEPGRRVVYGAPEGTPQDQAGLALEFLVEGRAQGSTVLRLVQSGFSAEDWEQQYEGMSRGWDQYLHNLVSYFAYFRGKPVTNVVGLTFTTADAVAVWAGFHAALGISPSVEVGDKVTLKPVGIPAIEGVVDVHDPGCLGVRSEVGLHRFGGFGGMATVAHYFYGVSLDATEATKNWQSWLTKLFPATPTPMA encoded by the coding sequence TTGAGCACTCCGCCGCCCGAACGTCGCGTCGAGAAGAGCATCGTGCTCGACGCCACACCCGAAGAGGTGTGGGACGCGGTCGCGACCGGACCGGGCATGTCGAGCTGGTTCGTTCCGCATACGTACGACGATTCGGGCGGCGGGGCCGAGGCCGACTTCGGCGGCGGCCAGACCGCGGGCGGCCGGGTCCTCGACCTCGAGCCCGGCCGCCGGGTCGTGTACGGCGCACCGGAGGGCACCCCGCAAGACCAAGCGGGCCTCGCGTTGGAGTTCCTGGTCGAGGGGCGCGCGCAGGGATCGACGGTGCTGCGACTAGTGCAGAGCGGGTTCTCCGCCGAGGACTGGGAGCAGCAGTACGAGGGCATGTCGCGCGGCTGGGACCAGTACCTGCACAACCTGGTGTCGTACTTCGCGTACTTCCGCGGCAAACCGGTGACGAACGTGGTCGGGCTGACCTTCACCACGGCCGACGCCGTGGCGGTGTGGGCCGGTTTCCATGCGGCGTTGGGCATCTCGCCGTCGGTGGAGGTGGGCGACAAGGTCACCTTGAAACCGGTCGGCATACCCGCGATCGAGGGCGTCGTCGACGTCCACGACCCAGGCTGCCTTGGGGTCCGGTCCGAAGTCGGGCTGCACCGGTTCGGCGGTTTCGGCGGCATGGCAACGGTCGCGCACTACTTCTACGGCGTCTCCCTCGACGCCACGGAAGCGACGAAGAACTGGCAGTCCTGGTTGACGAAACTCTTCCCAGCAACTCCTACGCCGATGGCTTGA